A window from Lates calcarifer isolate ASB-BC8 linkage group LG7_2, TLL_Latcal_v3, whole genome shotgun sequence encodes these proteins:
- the LOC108892875 gene encoding ras-related protein Rab-9A, whose amino-acid sequence MSKSALLKVILLGDGGVGKSSLMNRYVTNKFDSHLFHTIGVEFLNKELEVDGHHVTLQIWDTAGQERFRSLRTPFYRGSDCCLLTFSVDDGQSFLNLSNWKKEFTYYADVKDPDNFPFVVLGNKLDVPERQVSGEDVRQWCRENGGHPYFETSAKDATNVASAFEEAVRRILALDDRADQLIHTNTVDLQRKTQSDPTCC is encoded by the coding sequence ATGTCCAAGTCAGCTCTCCTCAAGGTGATTCTCCTGGGCGATGGCGGCGTCGGCAAATCGTCGCTCATGAACCGCTACGTCACCAACAAGTTTGACTCCCACCTCTTCCACACTATTGGCGTGGAGTTCCTCAACAAGGAGCTGGAGGTGGATGGGCACCACGTCACCCTGCAGATCTGGGACACGGCGGGTCAGGAGCGTTTCCGCAGCCTGCGCACACCTTTCTACCGCGGCTCCGACTGCTGCCTGCTCACCTTCAGCGTGGACGACGGGCAGAGCTTCCTCAACCTGTCCAACTGGAAGAAGGAGTTCACTTACTACGCTGACGTAAAGGACCCAGACAACTTCCCCTTTGTGGTTCTGGGGAACAAACTGGATGTTCCTGAACGTCAGGTGTCAGGGGAGGACGTGAGGCAGTGGTGCCGCGAGAACGGCGGACACCCGTACTTTGAGACGAGCGCCAAGGATGCTACAAATGTGGCATCGGCCTTTGAGGAGGCGGTACGCCGAATCCTGGCTTTGGATGACAGAGCTGATCAGCTCATCCACACCAACACAGTGGACTTACAGAGAAAGACTCAGTCTGATCCCACCTGCTGCTGA
- the LOC108892866 gene encoding neuronal membrane glycoprotein M6-b isoform X1 has product MDGTKPAMESNAEETQDEGQESKGCFECCIKCLGGVPYASLVATILCFSGVALFCGCGHVALTGTLTMLENHFSRVTTDHATLTMVIQIFQYIIYGIASFFFVYAIILLAEGFYTTSAIKKELQSDFKTTVCGRCITAFFMFLTYILALAFLAIFGFTAIPVFLFFNMWNTCAAMRSPDANITSPDSICVDVRQYGVIPWNATPGKACGATLGDICNTSEFYLSYHLYIVALAGAGATVIALIHYLMILAANWAYLKSAVSTHEYQDIKTKDDQDLEAEARSKEGQNSSSYS; this is encoded by the exons GATGCTTCGAATGCTGCATCAAGTGTCTGGGCGGGGTGCCCTACGCCTCCCTGGTGGCCACCATCCTCTGCTTCTCAGGCGTGGCTCTGTTCTGTGGCTGCGGCCATGTGGCGCTGACCGGCACCCTGACCATGCTGGAGAACCATTTCTCCAGGGTCACCACCGACCATGCCACCCTCACCATGGT GATCCAAATCTTCCAGTACATCATCTACGGCATTGCCTCCTTCTTTTTTGTCTACGCCATCATCCTGCTCGCTGAGGGATTCTACACCACCAGCGCCATCAAGAAGGAGCTGCAGAGCGACTTCAAGACCACCGTCTGCGGACGCTGCATCACCGCCTTC TTCATGTTCCTGACCTACATCCTCGCCCTGGCCTTCCTCGCCATTTTTGGCTTCACGGCGATCCCcgttttcctctttttcaacATGTGGAATACCTGCGCTGCCATGAGGTCTCCTGACGCTAACATCACCTCGCCTGACTCCATCTGTGTGGACGTCAGGCAGTATG GTGTTATTCCCTGGAACGCCACACCGGGAAAAGCTTGTGGAGCCACACTGGGAGACATCTGCAACACAAGCGAG TTCTATCTGTCCTACCACCTCTACATTGTCGCTTTGGCCGGCGCCGGAGCCACCGTCATCGCATTG aTTCACTACCTGATGATTTTGGCGGCTAACTGGGCCTATCTGAAGAGCGCCGTCTCCACACATGAGTACCAGGACATCAAGACCAAGGACGACCAGGATCTGGAGGCTGAGGCGCGCTCCAAGGAGGGCCAGAACTCGTCCTCCTACTCATAA
- the LOC108892866 gene encoding neuronal membrane glycoprotein M6-b isoform X2, whose protein sequence is MGCFECCIKCLGGVPYASLVATILCFSGVALFCGCGHVALTGTLTMLENHFSRVTTDHATLTMVIQIFQYIIYGIASFFFVYAIILLAEGFYTTSAIKKELQSDFKTTVCGRCITAFFMFLTYILALAFLAIFGFTAIPVFLFFNMWNTCAAMRSPDANITSPDSICVDVRQYGVIPWNATPGKACGATLGDICNTSEFYLSYHLYIVALAGAGATVIALIHYLMILAANWAYLKSAVSTHEYQDIKTKDDQDLEAEARSKEGQNSSSYS, encoded by the exons GATGCTTCGAATGCTGCATCAAGTGTCTGGGCGGGGTGCCCTACGCCTCCCTGGTGGCCACCATCCTCTGCTTCTCAGGCGTGGCTCTGTTCTGTGGCTGCGGCCATGTGGCGCTGACCGGCACCCTGACCATGCTGGAGAACCATTTCTCCAGGGTCACCACCGACCATGCCACCCTCACCATGGT GATCCAAATCTTCCAGTACATCATCTACGGCATTGCCTCCTTCTTTTTTGTCTACGCCATCATCCTGCTCGCTGAGGGATTCTACACCACCAGCGCCATCAAGAAGGAGCTGCAGAGCGACTTCAAGACCACCGTCTGCGGACGCTGCATCACCGCCTTC TTCATGTTCCTGACCTACATCCTCGCCCTGGCCTTCCTCGCCATTTTTGGCTTCACGGCGATCCCcgttttcctctttttcaacATGTGGAATACCTGCGCTGCCATGAGGTCTCCTGACGCTAACATCACCTCGCCTGACTCCATCTGTGTGGACGTCAGGCAGTATG GTGTTATTCCCTGGAACGCCACACCGGGAAAAGCTTGTGGAGCCACACTGGGAGACATCTGCAACACAAGCGAG TTCTATCTGTCCTACCACCTCTACATTGTCGCTTTGGCCGGCGCCGGAGCCACCGTCATCGCATTG aTTCACTACCTGATGATTTTGGCGGCTAACTGGGCCTATCTGAAGAGCGCCGTCTCCACACATGAGTACCAGGACATCAAGACCAAGGACGACCAGGATCTGGAGGCTGAGGCGCGCTCCAAGGAGGGCCAGAACTCGTCCTCCTACTCATAA